Proteins encoded in a region of the Anoxybacillus amylolyticus genome:
- a CDS encoding enoyl-CoA hydratase-related protein produces MYETIRYDIRQQVAWLTLNRPDKLNAFTEQMNKEITAALRQVANDESVRCLVITGAGRAFCSGEDLGGVTEDMDHGDVLRTRYAPMMKALHSFEKPVIAAVNGVAAGAGMSLALACDFRLASEKASFVEAFIHVGLIPDAGNLYYLPRLIGHAKALELAVFGEKVTAQKAHELGLVTAVISEEAWEEEVARFAEKLANMPTKAIGLIKRCLRQSWDHSFAEYLEKEAFAQRIAGLTKDHREGVHAFFEKRRATFQGK; encoded by the coding sequence TTGTACGAAACGATTCGTTACGATATTCGTCAGCAAGTGGCGTGGCTAACGTTGAACCGCCCAGATAAATTAAATGCGTTTACCGAACAAATGAATAAAGAGATTACAGCAGCGCTCAGGCAAGTAGCCAATGACGAATCCGTTCGCTGCCTAGTCATTACAGGTGCCGGAAGAGCGTTTTGCTCGGGAGAAGATCTTGGCGGTGTGACAGAAGACATGGATCATGGGGACGTACTTCGGACGCGTTATGCGCCAATGATGAAAGCGCTTCATTCTTTCGAAAAGCCTGTCATTGCGGCAGTGAATGGAGTTGCCGCGGGAGCAGGGATGAGTCTTGCCTTAGCGTGCGATTTTCGCCTTGCGTCGGAAAAAGCAAGCTTTGTGGAAGCGTTTATTCACGTTGGGCTAATTCCAGACGCAGGGAACCTCTATTACTTGCCGCGTCTTATCGGTCATGCAAAAGCGCTTGAGTTAGCGGTTTTTGGGGAAAAAGTGACGGCGCAAAAAGCGCACGAACTTGGACTTGTGACTGCTGTCATTTCGGAAGAGGCATGGGAAGAAGAAGTCGCTCGATTTGCGGAAAAGCTGGCGAATATGCCAACAAAAGCGATCGGGCTGATCAAACGCTGTTTACGGCAAAGCTGGGACCACTCGTTTGCAGAATATTTAGAAAAAGAAGCGTTTGCCCAGCGAATCGCTGGGCTGACCAAAGACCATCGCGAAGGCGTTCACGCCTTTTTCGAAAAACGGCGAGCGACATTTCAAGGGAAGTAA
- a CDS encoding EthD family reductase encodes MVKMIALYKQPKDKQAFDEHYFGTHAPITAKIPGLRKMEVTKIVGTPMRGESEYYLLCEMYYDSHEALKEAMKTSEAKASGKDLMSFAGDLVTLMIGEEMGNE; translated from the coding sequence ATGGTAAAAATGATTGCCCTTTACAAACAACCGAAAGATAAGCAAGCATTTGATGAGCATTATTTTGGAACGCATGCCCCAATTACAGCAAAAATTCCGGGGCTTCGCAAAATGGAAGTAACGAAAATTGTCGGCACGCCGATGCGGGGCGAAAGCGAGTATTATTTGCTATGCGAAATGTATTACGACAGCCATGAAGCGTTAAAAGAAGCGATGAAAACGAGCGAAGCAAAAGCATCCGGAAAAGATTTAATGTCATTTGCCGGCGATCTTGTCACATTAATGATTGGCGAGGAAATGGGCAATGAATGA
- the paaD gene encoding 1,2-phenylacetyl-CoA epoxidase subunit PaaD: MKEQLVAALEAVKDPEIDSVSIVELGMVEAVQFDSGEAIVKLLPTFIGCPALDIIRQRVEQVLASLEGVERVTVEFIHHPPWTSERITEQGREKLKEFGIAPPPKQTGPSGEWQVECPYCHSPYTMMENIFGPTACRSIFYCKQCKNPFEALKPISVWM, encoded by the coding sequence ATGAAGGAACAACTTGTCGCTGCGCTTGAAGCGGTCAAAGACCCAGAGATTGATTCGGTTAGCATTGTGGAGCTCGGCATGGTAGAAGCTGTACAGTTCGATAGTGGCGAGGCAATCGTAAAGTTATTGCCAACGTTCATCGGCTGCCCAGCGCTCGATATCATTCGACAGCGTGTCGAACAAGTGTTGGCTAGTTTAGAAGGAGTTGAACGGGTAACGGTAGAATTTATCCACCATCCGCCATGGACGTCGGAGCGTATTACGGAGCAAGGGCGGGAAAAGCTAAAAGAATTTGGCATCGCCCCGCCTCCGAAACAAACCGGCCCAAGCGGGGAATGGCAAGTGGAATGTCCGTATTGTCACTCTCCTTATACGATGATGGAAAACATCTTCGGACCGACCGCATGCCGCAGCATTTTTTATTGCAAACAATGCAAAAACCCGTTTGAAGCATTAAAACCGATTTCCGTTTGGATGTAA
- a CDS encoding thiolase family protein, whose product MMKEVVIVDAVRTPIGKYKGALKDVRPDDLGAIVIRALIERNPSLPVEQIEEVVLGNANQAGEDNRNVARMSALLAGLPVEVAGTTVNRLCGSGLDAVNYAARAIMIGEADIVIAGGTESMTRAPFVMAKPDQDFPRGNLEMFDTTIGWRFIHPKLHEMYGTDSMPQTAENVAKRYGISREAQDEFAYESQMKAKGAIEANLFANELVPVVYRDRKGTEVVVDKDEHPRPDTTLEKLAKLRPLFEDGTVTAGNASGVNDGAAALLLMSADKAKELGMTPLVKYTTSAVAGLEPAVMGLGPIYATQKALKRAGLTIEEIGLVELNEAFASQALECINQLALKKEKVNVNGGAIAFGHPLGASGARILTTLIYEMKRRHVRYGLATMCIGVGQGIATIVENVD is encoded by the coding sequence ATGATGAAAGAAGTCGTCATTGTCGATGCAGTGCGGACGCCGATTGGAAAGTATAAAGGAGCACTTAAAGACGTTCGCCCTGACGATTTAGGAGCAATTGTTATTCGCGCGCTCATCGAACGCAATCCGTCACTTCCGGTCGAGCAAATTGAAGAAGTGGTTCTCGGCAATGCAAATCAAGCGGGGGAAGATAATCGAAACGTCGCCCGTATGTCGGCGTTATTGGCTGGCTTACCGGTCGAAGTAGCTGGGACGACAGTGAACCGCTTGTGCGGGTCAGGACTGGATGCAGTGAATTATGCGGCGCGCGCCATTATGATAGGAGAAGCAGACATTGTCATTGCTGGTGGGACGGAAAGTATGACGCGCGCGCCTTTTGTTATGGCGAAGCCCGACCAAGACTTTCCGCGCGGCAATTTGGAAATGTTTGATACGACGATCGGCTGGCGGTTTATTCACCCAAAATTGCACGAAATGTATGGAACCGACAGCATGCCACAAACCGCTGAAAATGTAGCCAAGCGGTATGGAATTTCCCGCGAAGCACAAGACGAATTTGCGTATGAAAGTCAGATGAAAGCGAAGGGAGCGATCGAGGCGAATTTATTTGCGAATGAACTAGTTCCTGTCGTCTATCGTGACAGGAAAGGAACAGAAGTTGTGGTCGACAAAGATGAACATCCACGTCCAGATACTACACTTGAGAAATTGGCAAAATTGCGCCCATTATTTGAAGATGGGACCGTCACAGCGGGAAATGCTTCTGGCGTCAATGATGGGGCGGCGGCATTGCTTTTAATGAGTGCCGACAAAGCGAAAGAACTCGGGATGACGCCGCTTGTGAAATATACGACATCTGCCGTTGCCGGTCTAGAGCCAGCGGTCATGGGGCTTGGTCCGATTTATGCGACACAAAAGGCGTTAAAGCGTGCCGGACTAACAATTGAAGAGATTGGACTCGTCGAATTAAACGAAGCGTTCGCTTCGCAAGCGTTAGAGTGTATCAACCAGCTTGCGCTTAAGAAAGAAAAAGTGAACGTGAACGGGGGAGCGATTGCGTTTGGACATCCACTCGGAGCAAGCGGCGCGCGAATTTTAACGACATTAATCTATGAAATGAAGCGCCGGCATGTCCGATATGGTTTAGCAACGATGTGCATCGGCGTCGGACAAGGAATTGCGACGATTGTAGAAAATGTAGATTAA
- a CDS encoding NAD(P)H-dependent flavin oxidoreductase, producing the protein MNDVCRLLNIRYPIIQGGMGNISNAPLTSAVSEAGGLGTIGVGTMAPDEVEAIIVETKRRTSRPFAVNIPIQVTTYAEEMVALVEKYHIPVVSLSAGNPAPFIPRLKERGVKIIVVVASVKQAKKAEAAGADVLVAEGYEAAGINSNLELTTMTLIPQIVQAVQVPVVAAGGIGDGKGLLAALALGAEGVQLGTRLIATQEAPFHEAYKQRILAADENETVIVGRSVGRVRRIMRTPYAEKLLQYEEAGISLEEFNRHTSEDYHRRGALAGDLTGGFVNAGQIAGLIEHVPTVQQLFAEMMNEAKEQWKKLHDLFGE; encoded by the coding sequence ATGAATGATGTTTGTCGCCTATTAAACATTCGTTATCCGATCATTCAAGGGGGGATGGGGAATATTAGCAATGCCCCGTTGACAAGCGCTGTTTCGGAAGCAGGCGGGCTTGGAACAATCGGGGTTGGCACGATGGCTCCTGATGAAGTAGAGGCGATTATCGTGGAAACGAAGCGCCGGACGAGCCGCCCGTTTGCAGTCAATATTCCAATTCAAGTGACAACGTATGCGGAAGAAATGGTAGCGCTCGTTGAAAAATATCACATACCGGTCGTGTCGTTATCTGCAGGAAATCCTGCGCCATTTATCCCGCGTTTGAAAGAACGAGGGGTGAAAATTATCGTCGTTGTCGCGTCGGTTAAGCAAGCGAAAAAAGCGGAAGCGGCGGGGGCGGATGTGCTTGTGGCGGAAGGGTACGAGGCGGCAGGGATTAATTCCAATTTAGAACTTACGACGATGACATTAATTCCGCAAATTGTCCAAGCAGTTCAAGTGCCGGTCGTTGCGGCGGGTGGAATTGGCGATGGAAAAGGGTTGTTAGCGGCTTTGGCGCTTGGGGCGGAAGGGGTGCAGTTAGGAACGCGGCTTATTGCGACGCAAGAAGCACCATTTCATGAAGCGTATAAACAGCGGATTTTAGCTGCCGATGAAAACGAAACGGTAATTGTCGGTCGTTCCGTTGGCAGGGTGCGAAGAATTATGCGCACCCCGTATGCCGAGAAGTTATTGCAGTATGAAGAAGCAGGGATTTCGCTAGAAGAGTTCAACCGCCACACGTCCGAAGACTACCATCGCCGCGGCGCATTAGCAGGTGATTTGACAGGCGGATTTGTAAATGCTGGGCAAATTGCTGGACTTATTGAGCATGTCCCGACTGTCCAACAATTGTTCGCTGAGATGATGAATGAAGCGAAAGAACAGTGGAAAAAGCTTCATGACTTATTCGGAGAATAA
- a CDS encoding gamma carbonic anhydrase family protein yields MIYSYNGKTPTLDETVFVAPGAHIIGDVTIGKESTIWFNAVLRGDEAPIIIGERSSIQDNSTCHLYEGFPLIVEDEVTVGHNVILHGCTIRKRSIIGMGSTILDGAEIGEECIIGANTLIPSGKKIPPRSLVMGSPGKVVREITEQDLALIQLSIDTYVQKGKEYRALLGR; encoded by the coding sequence ATGATTTATTCTTACAACGGAAAAACACCAACGCTCGACGAAACGGTATTTGTTGCTCCTGGCGCTCATATTATTGGCGATGTCACGATCGGCAAAGAATCGACGATTTGGTTTAACGCCGTGTTGCGCGGGGATGAGGCGCCAATTATCATCGGTGAACGCTCAAGCATCCAAGATAACTCGACGTGCCATTTATATGAAGGATTTCCGCTCATTGTTGAAGACGAAGTAACGGTCGGACATAATGTCATTTTGCATGGATGCACGATTCGCAAACGCTCGATTATCGGCATGGGGTCGACGATTTTAGACGGCGCAGAAATCGGAGAAGAGTGCATTATTGGTGCCAACACGCTTATCCCATCTGGCAAAAAAATTCCGCCGCGTTCGTTAGTGATGGGTTCACCTGGGAAAGTCGTCCGCGAAATTACCGAACAAGACCTTGCCCTTATTCAACTGTCGATTGATACATACGTTCAAAAAGGAAAAGAGTATCGCGCGTTATTAGGGCGTTAA
- the paaB gene encoding 1,2-phenylacetyl-CoA epoxidase subunit PaaB, with translation MSGFYEVFEVFSRKSDTAPLQHQFSLLAPNHEIALVMAQENFMRREPVSDIWVVKRSDIRQMKEEEKDALKRLDNKDYRTTKGYGYLKKKWRQYEQEMFDEKEILSWKGEIQR, from the coding sequence ATGAGTGGATTTTATGAAGTGTTTGAAGTGTTCAGCCGCAAAAGCGACACCGCGCCGCTTCAACACCAATTTAGCTTGCTTGCCCCTAACCATGAAATTGCGTTAGTGATGGCACAAGAAAATTTCATGCGGCGCGAGCCTGTTTCTGATATATGGGTCGTGAAACGCTCCGATATTCGTCAAATGAAAGAAGAAGAAAAAGACGCATTAAAGCGACTCGATAACAAAGACTACCGGACAACGAAAGGATACGGATACTTAAAAAAGAAATGGCGGCAATATGAACAAGAGATGTTCGATGAGAAAGAAATTTTATCATGGAAGGGGGAGATTCAACGATGA
- the paaX gene encoding phenylacetic acid degradation operon negative regulatory protein PaaX, with the protein MNTRSMIFTIYGDYIRHYGNQIWIGSLIRLLKEFGHNDQAVRAAISRMSKQGWVQAEKKGNKSYYSLTERGVKRIEEAAKRIYKIRPEKWDGKWRIFVYTIPEEKRALRDELRKELVWSGFGTISNSCWISPNNLEKQVYDLIDKYQIEPYVDFFIAQYDGPHTNEQLVEKCWDLAAINQKYEQFISEYSQKYVIDKHKIQRGEMSDAECFVERTKLVHEYRKFLFIDPGLPEELLPREWMGSHAASLFSEYYKELAKPASRFFEEVFTDGNELEKKAEQYDVYDHPLIAE; encoded by the coding sequence ATGAATACGCGATCGATGATTTTTACGATTTACGGGGACTATATCCGCCACTACGGCAATCAAATTTGGATTGGCAGTTTAATTCGTTTGCTAAAAGAATTCGGGCATAACGACCAAGCAGTCCGTGCGGCGATTTCCCGCATGAGCAAGCAAGGATGGGTACAAGCCGAGAAAAAAGGAAATAAAAGCTATTATTCGTTAACCGAGCGAGGGGTAAAACGAATCGAAGAAGCAGCGAAACGGATTTATAAAATCCGACCGGAAAAATGGGACGGAAAATGGCGCATTTTCGTCTATACGATTCCAGAAGAAAAACGGGCGTTGCGTGATGAATTACGAAAAGAGCTCGTATGGAGCGGGTTCGGAACGATTTCCAACAGTTGCTGGATTTCGCCAAACAACTTAGAAAAACAAGTATATGATTTAATTGATAAATATCAAATTGAGCCGTACGTTGATTTTTTTATTGCCCAATATGACGGACCGCATACGAATGAGCAGCTTGTGGAAAAGTGTTGGGATTTAGCAGCGATCAATCAGAAATATGAACAGTTTATTTCCGAGTACAGCCAAAAATACGTGATTGACAAACATAAAATTCAGCGCGGGGAAATGTCTGATGCTGAATGTTTTGTTGAGCGGACGAAGCTTGTGCACGAATATCGGAAGTTTTTATTTATCGACCCAGGGCTTCCGGAAGAGTTGTTGCCGCGGGAATGGATGGGTAGCCACGCCGCGTCGTTGTTTAGCGAATATTATAAAGAATTGGCAAAACCAGCAAGCCGCTTTTTTGAAGAAGTGTTTACCGACGGCAATGAATTAGAGAAAAAAGCAGAGCAGTACGACGTGTACGACCACCCATTAATTGCGGAGTAA
- a CDS encoding aldehyde dehydrogenase family protein, which translates to MATVREQKMEKLETKRDTYHLIINGERVESSSGETFTTYNPATGEPVAKVAKGTREDAERAVLAARQAFDYGKWRHFPVNKRARILNKIASIMRARFNELVELEILDTGKALSAAQGQVMQAIEDFEFYASAIVSHRGTVNNMPGAFHNFTEKEPVGVCAQIIPWNYPLMMAAWKIAPAIAAGCSVVVKPASLTPLTCIVLAEICHEAGVPEGVVNVVTGSGSEVGNYLVEHPLVDKVAFTGSTPVGKDIMEKASKTLKRVTLELGGKSPNIVFEDADIDAAVDGALFGMFYNTGQSCEARSRLYVHESIYDTFMEKFVEKTKKLTLGNPFDQGTHVGAIISREQLEVIDGYVRSAVEEGATIVTGGKEAKVEGFENGYWYEPTIITNVHHQMKVVKEEIFGPVVVVMTFSDEKEVIKLANDSEYGLGSAIWTKDHARALRVAKQIQAGIVMINSPFSAFPGTPFGGYKQSGFGRELCVETLDLYTETKSILSYYGSRPLNPFGL; encoded by the coding sequence GTGGCAACGGTTAGAGAACAAAAAATGGAAAAACTTGAAACAAAGCGTGACACGTATCACTTGATTATTAACGGGGAACGCGTCGAAAGTTCTTCTGGCGAAACGTTTACAACGTATAACCCGGCAACAGGCGAACCGGTCGCCAAAGTAGCAAAAGGGACGAGAGAGGATGCAGAACGGGCGGTTTTAGCGGCACGCCAAGCGTTTGATTACGGGAAATGGCGTCATTTTCCGGTGAATAAACGGGCGCGTATTCTAAACAAAATTGCTTCGATTATGCGGGCACGGTTTAACGAATTAGTAGAATTGGAGATTTTAGATACAGGAAAAGCGTTGTCAGCTGCGCAAGGACAGGTGATGCAAGCGATCGAAGATTTTGAGTTTTATGCAAGTGCGATCGTCAGCCATCGTGGCACGGTAAACAATATGCCAGGTGCATTTCATAACTTTACCGAAAAAGAACCGGTCGGTGTATGCGCGCAAATTATCCCGTGGAACTATCCGTTAATGATGGCAGCATGGAAGATCGCTCCAGCCATTGCTGCTGGCTGCTCCGTCGTTGTTAAACCAGCTTCCTTGACGCCGCTCACATGCATTGTACTTGCGGAAATTTGCCACGAGGCGGGGGTTCCGGAAGGGGTCGTGAACGTCGTCACTGGTTCTGGCTCGGAAGTAGGCAACTATTTAGTCGAGCATCCACTTGTGGATAAAGTAGCTTTTACCGGTTCAACGCCAGTCGGGAAAGACATTATGGAAAAAGCCTCGAAAACGTTAAAGCGTGTCACATTAGAACTCGGTGGAAAATCACCAAACATTGTGTTTGAAGATGCCGATATCGATGCGGCGGTAGATGGTGCATTATTCGGTATGTTCTACAATACAGGCCAATCATGTGAAGCACGCTCGCGCTTGTACGTCCATGAAAGCATTTACGATACGTTTATGGAAAAGTTTGTGGAGAAAACAAAAAAACTAACCCTCGGCAACCCATTTGATCAAGGAACGCATGTTGGGGCAATTATTAGCCGCGAACAACTAGAAGTCATTGACGGCTATGTTCGCTCCGCGGTCGAAGAAGGAGCAACGATTGTCACTGGCGGAAAAGAAGCAAAAGTCGAAGGGTTTGAAAATGGCTATTGGTATGAGCCAACGATTATTACGAACGTCCACCATCAAATGAAAGTTGTCAAGGAAGAAATTTTTGGTCCAGTCGTGGTCGTCATGACATTCAGTGATGAAAAGGAAGTCATCAAATTGGCAAACGACAGCGAATACGGATTAGGTTCAGCGATTTGGACGAAAGACCATGCTCGTGCCCTTCGTGTGGCAAAACAAATTCAAGCAGGAATTGTGATGATTAACAGTCCATTTTCTGCGTTTCCTGGCACACCGTTTGGCGGGTATAAACAATCTGGATTTGGTCGGGAACTTTGTGTAGAAACGCTCGATCTATACACGGAAACGAAAAGTATTTTATCGTACTACGGAAGCCGTCCGCTCAATCCTTTCGGTCTCTAA
- the paaA gene encoding 1,2-phenylacetyl-CoA epoxidase subunit PaaA, protein MAIVTSFERLSEEEKHQRFMERIEAGEKIEADDWMPDEYRMTLIKLIAMHGISEIMGALPEKEWVPKAPTLRRKLGIMAKVQDEMGHGQLLLRVAEDLMAPLGKTREEIMQDLFSGNLKFHNVFHMPAPTWGDAGLIGWLVDGAAIITQTNMLDASYGPYARALKRICAEEVFHAQHGESIILALAEGTKEQKEMLQGALNRWWDALLMFFGPDSASTTGTSKQDITIKYRIRTKTNEQLRQDFFTKYVPRILSIGLQLPDETMYYDEQAGKWVYRQPDWNKFKEIIRNNGPKSKERLRLRELSYRHNAWVREALSGSKATV, encoded by the coding sequence ATGGCGATTGTGACATCGTTTGAACGTTTATCGGAAGAAGAGAAACATCAACGGTTTATGGAGAGAATCGAAGCAGGAGAAAAAATTGAGGCAGATGATTGGATGCCGGACGAGTACCGAATGACGCTCATTAAGCTTATCGCCATGCATGGAATTAGTGAAATTATGGGGGCGCTTCCAGAGAAAGAGTGGGTGCCAAAAGCCCCGACATTGCGCCGGAAGCTTGGGATTATGGCAAAAGTGCAAGATGAAATGGGACATGGACAATTGCTTCTTCGTGTCGCAGAAGATTTAATGGCTCCGCTCGGCAAAACGCGCGAAGAAATTATGCAAGATTTATTTAGTGGAAATTTAAAGTTTCATAACGTCTTTCATATGCCGGCGCCAACGTGGGGCGATGCGGGCTTAATTGGCTGGCTAGTCGACGGAGCGGCGATTATTACGCAAACGAACATGCTTGACGCTTCATACGGACCATATGCCCGCGCATTAAAACGCATTTGTGCGGAAGAAGTATTCCACGCGCAACACGGAGAATCGATTATTTTGGCGCTAGCGGAAGGAACAAAAGAGCAAAAAGAAATGTTACAAGGTGCACTAAACCGCTGGTGGGATGCATTACTTATGTTTTTTGGCCCTGACAGCGCTTCCACCACAGGGACCTCGAAACAAGACATTACGATTAAATATCGCATTCGGACGAAAACAAATGAGCAACTTCGCCAAGACTTCTTTACCAAATATGTGCCACGCATTTTATCGATCGGGCTTCAACTTCCAGATGAAACGATGTACTATGACGAACAAGCAGGAAAATGGGTGTATCGTCAACCAGATTGGAACAAGTTTAAAGAAATCATCCGCAACAATGGTCCAAAGTCAAAAGAGCGCCTCCGCCTCCGTGAACTATCGTATCGGCACAACGCGTGGGTTCGTGAAGCATTAAGTGGATCAAAAGCAACGGTGTAA
- a CDS encoding 3-hydroxyacyl-CoA dehydrogenase: protein MIRQLVVVGSGVMGRGIAYVSAAGGFATTLVDIKDEQLQSAKKEIDAIFEKAVSLNKITASAKRDAQERLTYSTDLVEAVKKADLVIEAVPEKLEIKKHVFETIDEYAPQTCYFATNTSTMSPTEIASFTKRPEKVIAMHFFNPVHKMKLVEIIRGLETSDDTAEVIQQVAEQMGKETVVVNEFPGFVTSRISALVGNEAFYMLQEGVGTPEQIDKAIKLGLNYPMGPFELADLVGLDTRLNNLKYLHEKLGEKYRPAPLLEQYVKAGRLGRKTGKGVYDYTKKE, encoded by the coding sequence ATGATTCGCCAGTTAGTTGTTGTCGGTTCAGGCGTGATGGGACGAGGCATTGCATATGTAAGTGCGGCAGGAGGGTTTGCGACAACGCTCGTGGATATTAAGGACGAACAATTGCAAAGCGCCAAAAAAGAAATAGATGCTATTTTTGAAAAAGCGGTGTCGTTAAACAAAATAACCGCCTCAGCAAAACGCGACGCACAGGAGCGCCTTACGTATTCGACCGACCTAGTGGAAGCAGTGAAAAAGGCGGATTTAGTCATTGAAGCCGTCCCAGAAAAATTAGAGATTAAAAAGCATGTGTTTGAAACAATCGACGAATATGCGCCACAAACATGCTATTTTGCCACAAATACGTCGACGATGAGTCCAACGGAGATCGCCTCGTTTACGAAACGTCCGGAAAAAGTCATTGCGATGCACTTTTTTAATCCGGTTCATAAAATGAAGCTTGTCGAAATCATTCGCGGGTTGGAAACGAGCGATGACACAGCGGAAGTCATTCAACAAGTGGCGGAGCAAATGGGAAAAGAAACGGTCGTTGTAAATGAATTTCCAGGGTTTGTTACAAGCCGAATTAGCGCATTAGTCGGCAACGAAGCGTTTTATATGCTGCAAGAAGGGGTAGGTACGCCAGAGCAAATTGATAAAGCTATTAAACTTGGCCTCAATTATCCGATGGGGCCGTTTGAATTAGCCGATTTAGTCGGATTAGATACACGATTGAACAACTTAAAATATTTGCATGAAAAACTCGGAGAAAAATACCGCCCAGCCCCGCTATTAGAACAATATGTCAAAGCAGGACGACTTGGAAGAAAAACAGGCAAAGGGGTGTATGATTACACGAAAAAAGAATAA
- the paaC gene encoding 1,2-phenylacetyl-CoA epoxidase subunit PaaC encodes MEGGDSTMIVTKPEELHQLPEYKAALVELLFQLADDDFIVAYRGSEWLGLAPHIEEDVAFSSITQDTMGHAAMYYQLLEDIGIGRADDLAHRRTAAERRNAILLEEVNGLGHYLHEPQYDWAFAVVRNYFYAQAKKVRIDSLKNCSYEPLSQVAVKVNMELYYHLMHWKTWFVQLVNAGGEARERMKKAIEKVFDDFAGVFSLGEKGEKMVECGLIDSEEVLKARWLQITKPVFEQTNLELPSEFPMKRGNGRNGEHTPDLVEALAILSEVYRLDPLAIW; translated from the coding sequence ATGGAAGGGGGAGATTCAACGATGATTGTCACAAAACCGGAAGAACTTCACCAGCTTCCTGAATATAAAGCAGCGCTTGTCGAATTATTATTTCAGCTCGCCGATGACGATTTCATCGTCGCCTATCGTGGTTCGGAATGGCTAGGTCTTGCCCCTCATATTGAAGAGGACGTGGCTTTTTCCTCGATCACGCAAGATACGATGGGGCATGCGGCAATGTATTATCAGCTGCTAGAAGACATCGGAATTGGGCGTGCCGACGATCTCGCCCACAGACGCACGGCCGCGGAAAGACGAAACGCTATTTTGCTAGAGGAAGTAAATGGACTAGGTCATTATTTGCATGAGCCGCAGTACGATTGGGCGTTTGCGGTAGTAAGAAACTATTTTTATGCGCAAGCGAAAAAAGTGCGCATCGATTCATTGAAAAATTGTTCCTACGAACCACTTTCACAAGTAGCGGTAAAAGTGAACATGGAACTTTATTATCACCTGATGCATTGGAAAACGTGGTTTGTGCAGTTAGTCAACGCTGGAGGCGAGGCGCGGGAACGAATGAAAAAAGCAATTGAGAAAGTGTTCGATGATTTCGCCGGCGTGTTTTCGCTTGGAGAAAAGGGAGAGAAAATGGTCGAATGTGGGTTAATCGATAGCGAAGAAGTGCTAAAGGCACGTTGGCTCCAAATAACGAAGCCAGTGTTTGAACAAACGAACCTCGAGTTGCCAAGTGAGTTTCCTATGAAACGAGGCAATGGTCGAAATGGCGAACATACACCGGATTTAGTGGAAGCGCTCGCGATATTATCCGAAGTCTATCGTCTCGATCCTCTAGCCATTTGGTAG
- a CDS encoding enoyl-CoA hydratase/isomerase family protein, giving the protein MNEFLHIQTRVEGMVAVIELNRPHVLNALNRPMVTEIVRAIESYDRNDDVRVIVLTGKGRAFAAGADIDEMANDDPITLDLLNQFAEWDRLALIKKPMIAAVHGFALGGGFELALCCDLLFASETAEFGFPEVNIGVMPGAGGTQRLTKLIGKTKALEWLWTGERMSAKTAYDLGIVNRLIAPELLVEETMRFAQKLAAQPPLSVRFIKEAVHKAVDYSLYEGMQFERKNFYLLFASADQKEGMQAFMEKRKPKFQGK; this is encoded by the coding sequence ATGAATGAGTTTTTGCATATTCAAACACGGGTGGAAGGAATGGTTGCAGTTATTGAATTAAACCGTCCGCACGTATTGAATGCACTAAACCGCCCGATGGTCACCGAAATCGTTCGCGCCATCGAATCATATGACCGCAACGATGACGTTCGCGTTATCGTGTTAACTGGAAAAGGAAGAGCGTTTGCGGCGGGGGCAGATATTGACGAGATGGCTAACGATGACCCGATTACGCTTGATTTACTCAATCAGTTTGCTGAATGGGATCGATTGGCGCTTATTAAAAAACCGATGATTGCTGCGGTTCATGGATTTGCGTTAGGAGGAGGGTTTGAACTGGCGCTTTGCTGCGATTTGTTGTTTGCTTCCGAAACGGCGGAATTTGGCTTTCCAGAAGTGAATATTGGCGTTATGCCGGGAGCGGGAGGGACACAGCGGTTGACGAAGCTAATCGGCAAAACAAAAGCGCTCGAATGGCTTTGGACAGGAGAGCGGATGTCGGCGAAAACCGCTTACGACCTAGGAATCGTCAATCGTCTCATTGCGCCAGAACTGCTGGTGGAGGAAACGATGAGATTTGCGCAAAAATTAGCGGCTCAGCCTCCTTTATCTGTCCGTTTTATAAAAGAAGCCGTTCATAAAGCGGTTGATTATTCACTATATGAAGGGATGCAGTTTGAACGAAAGAATTTTTATCTCCTGTTTGCTTCCGCAGACCAAAAAGAGGGAATGCAAGCATTTATGGAAAAACGGAAACCGAAATTTCAAGGAAAGTAG